In Gossypium arboreum isolate Shixiya-1 chromosome 5, ASM2569848v2, whole genome shotgun sequence, a single genomic region encodes these proteins:
- the LOC108453172 gene encoding pleiotropic drug resistance protein 1-like isoform X2, with protein sequence MEGGDIIKASNSLRGSLRAGSLRAGSSSIWRNSAVDVFSRSSRDEDDEEALKWAALEKLPTVARLRKGILTGSQGGANEVDVDNLGWQEKRTLLERLVKVAEEDNERFLLKLKNRIDRVGIDLPTIEVRYENLNIEAEAFVGTSALPSVLNFITSIFENFLIDMGVLSSRKKKLTILKDVSGIVKPGRMTLLLGPPSSGKTTLLLALAGKLSPDLKFSGSVTYNGHTMKEFVPQRTAAYISQHDLHLGEITVRETLAFSARCQGVGTRYDMLAELSRREKEANIKPDPDIDVFMKAVATEGLEASVITDYILKILGLDVCADTMVGNEMLRGISGGQRKRVTTGEMLVGPARALFMDEISTGLDSSTTFQIVNSLRQTVHILNGTAVISLLQPAPETYDLFDDIILLSDGVIVYQGPREHVVSFFESMGFRCPERKGVADFLQEVTSKKDQMQYWVRKDQPYRFITANEFAEAFQSFHVGMKLGDELGTPFDKTKSHPASLTTQKYGVGKWELLKACIAREFLLMKRNSFVYIFKCMQLTVMALITMTLFFRTEMHKDSVQGGRIYMGALFFGMTMIMFNGMSELSMTISKLPVFYKQRDLLFFPSWAYALPSWILKIPITFLEVSIWVFITYYVIGFDPSAERFFRQYLILVLTNQMASGLFRSIAAIGRNMIVANTFGSFALLVLFALGGFVLSREDIKGWWIWGYWISPMMYGQNALMANEFLGHQWSRVLPGSNVSLGVEVLNSRSFFPDSYWYWIGVGGLIGFVLLFNFVFTVALSYLAPFEKNKAVISDEPESDDQVNGAGVGGSIQLTNQESSSSHVNRSEIQDDIQRSTSSMSFSMSDATVGANGKGKKGMVLPFEPHSITFDDIVYSVDMPQEMKEQGVPEDRLVLLKGVSGAFRPGVLTALMGVSGAGKTTLMDVLAGRKTGGYIDGNITVSGFPKKQETFARVSGYCEQNDIHSPHVTVYESLLYSAWLRLSSEVDAQTRKMFIEEVMELVELKPLRHALVGIPGVNGLSTEQRKRLTIAVELVANPSIIFMDEPTSGLDARAAAIVMRTVRNTVDTGRTVVCTIHQPSIDIFEAFDELFLMKRGGQEIYVGPLGHHSRHLIKYFEGIQGVSKIKDGYNPATWMLEVTSTAQELSLGVDFAEIYKKSDLYRRNKALIEDLSKPAPGAKELYFATQYSQSFLTQCTACLWKQHWSYWRNPPYTAVRFLFTTVIALMFGTVFWDLGSKTKRIQDLSNAMGSMYAAVLFLGIQNASSVQPVVAVERTVFYRERAAGMYSAMPYAIAQVLIEIPYIFVQASVYGLIVYAMIGFEWTVAKFFWYLFFMFFTLLYFTFYGMMAVAVTPNHYIAAIVSAAFYGVWNLFSGFIIPRPSMPIWWRWYYWICPVSWTLYGLVASQFGDITHMLEDGNNETVEQYLRNFYDFRHDYLGLVAAVIVSFAVLFGAIFTVSIKMFNFQRR encoded by the exons ATGGAGGGTGGTGACATTATTAAAGCGAGTAATAGTTTACGGGGAAGTTTACGAGCAGGAAGTTTAAGAGCCGGAAGCTCTTCGATATGGAGAAACAGTGCTGTGGACGTATTTTCAAGGTCTTCACGAGATGAAGATGATGAAGAAGCTTTGAAATGGGCTGCACTTGAGAAACTACCAACTGTCGCTCGTCTCAGGAAAGGTATATTAACTGGCTCTCAAGGTGGTGCCAATGAGGTCGATGTTGATAACCTTGGATGGCAAGAAAAGAGGACTTTACTTGAGAGGTTGGTCAAAGTTGCAGAGGAAGACAATGAAAGGTTCTTGTTGAAGCTCAAGAATCGTATAGACAG gGTTGGCATCGATCTTCCCACAATCGAAGTCAGATATGAAAATCTAAATATTGAAGCCGAAGCTTTTGTAGGAACCAGTGCTTTGCCTTCTGTTCTTAATTTCATTACTAGCATATTCGAG AACTTCTTAATAGATATGGGTGTTCTTTCTAGTAGAAAGAAAAAGCTGACTATCCTCAAAGACGTCAGTGGCATCGTTAAGCCAGGAAG GATGACATTGCTTTTGGGTCCTCCAAGTTCTGGAAAAACCACTCTCTTGTTGGCTCTGGCCGGGAAGCTTAGTCCTGATCTCAAG TTTTCGGGGTCTGTGACATACAATGGGCATACCATGAAGGAGTTTGTGCCTCAGAGAACTGCTGCCTATATCAGTCAACATGATCTTCACTTAGGAGAAATTACTGTGAGGGAAACTTTGGCCTTTTCTGCAAGATGCCAAGGTGTTGGAACCCGATATG ATATGTTGGCAGAGCTATCAAGAAGAGAGAAAGAAGCAAACATTAAACCTGATCCTGATATTGATGTCTTCATGAAG GCAGTAGCAACAGAAGGGCTGGAAGCAAGTGTAATCACTGACTATATTTTGAAG ATTTTAGGACTGGATGTATGTGCAGACACTATGGTAGGAAATGAAATGTTGAGGGGTATCTCTGGAGGACAAAGGAAGCGTGTCACAACAG GTGAAATGCTGGTTGGACCTGCCAGGGCACTGTTTATGGATGAGATATCTACTGGTCTAGACAGCTCTACTACATTCCAAATTGTGAACTCCCTCAGGCAAACTGTTCACATCCTTAATGGAACTGCAGTCATCTCCCTTCTACAGCCAGCTCCTGAGACTTACGATCTTTTTGATGACATTATTCTCCTTTCTGATGGAGTGATAGTATATCAGGGTCCTCGTGAACATGTGGTGAGCTTTTTCGAGTCTATGGGCTTCAGGTGCCCTGAGAGAAAAGGTGTGGCTGATTTCTTGCAAGAG GTTACATCAAAGAAAGACCAAATGCAGTATTGGGTACGTAAAGATCAACCTTACAGGTTTATCACTGCCAATGAATTTGCTGAGGCATTCCAATCTTTCCATGTGGGAATGAAACTTGGAGATGAACTTGGGACTCCATTTGACAAAACAAAGAGCCATCCAGCTTCTTTGACAACCCAAAAATATGGTGTTGGGAAGTGGGAGCTGTTGAAAGCTTGCATCGCAAGGGAATTTCTGCTTATGAAGAGAAACTCTTTCGTGTACATCTTCAAGTGTATGCAA CTCACAGTGATGGCCTTAATTACTATGACACTCTTTTTTAGGACTGAGATGCATAAGGATTCTGTTCAAGGAGGAAGAATCTACATGGGGGCCTTGTTTTTTGGTATGACTATGATTATGTTCAATGGAATGTCTGAGCTTTCTATGACCATTTCCAAGCTTCCTGTCTTTTACAAGCAAAGAGACCTCCTATTCTTTCCTTCATGGGCCTATGCTTTACCATCATGGATACTGAAGATCCCTATCACATTTTTAGAAGTTTCTATATGGGTATTTATTACCTACTATGTCATCGGATTTGATCCGAGTGCCGAAAG GTTCTTTAGACAGTACCTCATCCTTGTTCTCACTAACCAGATGGCTTCAGGATTATTTCGGTCTATTGCAGCAATCGGTAGAAACATGATTGTTGCTAACACTTTCGGGTCATTTGCTTTACTCGTACTTTTTGCGTTGGGTGGCTTCGTCCTGTCACGAG AGGACATAAAGGGTTGGTGGATATGGGGTTACTGGATTTCACCAATGATGTATGGGCAAAATGCATTGATGGCTAATGAGTTCCTTGGGCACCAGTGGAGTCGA GTCCTTCCGGGTTCAAACGTATCACTAGGAGTTGAAGTTTTAAATTCCAGGAGTTTCTTCCCAGATTCATATTGGTATTGGATCGGAGTAGGGGGATTGATTGGCTTCGTATTATTGTTCAACTTTGTCTTTACTGTGGCTCTTTCCTATCTAGCCC CCTTTGAGAAGAATAAGGCCGTAATATCAGATGAACCTGAAAGCGACGATCAAGTCAATGGGGCTGGAGTTGGTGGAAGCATTCAGTTAACAAACCAAGAAAGCAGCTCAAGTCATGTAAACAGATCAG AGATCCAAGATGACATTCAAAGAAGCACCTCATCCATGTCCTTTTCTATGAGTGATGCAACAGTTGGGGCCAACGGCAAAGGGAAAAAGGGAATGGTTCTTCCATTTGAGCCACATTCCATCACTTTTGATGACATTGTGTATTCTGTTGATATGCCCCAG GAAATGAAAGAACAAGGTGTCCCTGAAGATAGATTGGTGTTATTGAAGGGTGTTAGTGGTGCTTTCAGACCTGGCGTTCTCACAGCTCTCATGGGTGTTAGTGGTGCTGGTAAAACCACTCTGATGGATGTGCTTGCAGGCAGAAAAACTGGTGGTTATATCGATGGGAACATTACAGTTTCAGGTTTCCCCAAGAAACAAGAGACATTTGCTCGAGTATCTGGATACTGTGAACAAAATGACATTCATTCTCCTCATGTTACTGTGTATGAATCCTTGCTTTATTCCGCTTGGCTACGATTGTCCAGTGAGGTTGATGCTCAAACTAGAAAG aTGTTCATCGAGGAAGTCATGGAGCTTGTGGAACTGAAACCATTAAGGCATGCCCTAGTTGGTATACCTGGTGTAAACGGTTTATCAACTGAGCAGCGAAAGAGGCTTACCATTGCAGTCGAGCTTGTGGCAAACCCCTCCATCATTTTCATGGATGAGCCAACTTCAGGGCTTGATGCAAGAGCTGCTGCAATTGTCATGAGAACAGTTAGGAATACAGTGGACACTGGAAGAACAGTTGTGTGTACCATCCATCAACCAAGTATTGACATATTTGAAGCATTTGATGAG CTATTCCTTATGAAGCGTGGAGGACAAGAGATCTATGTGGGGCCATTAGGACACCATTCTAGACATCTTATCAAATATTTTGAG GGAATTCAAGGAGTTAGCAAAATCAAAGATGGCTATAATCCAGCTACTTGGATGTTGGAAGTTACCTCAACAGCACAAGAGTTATCTTTAGGCGTCGATTTTGCTGAAATCTACAAAAAGTCAGACCTATACAG GAGAAACAAAGCTCTTATTGAAGATTTAAGTAAACCAGCTCCTGGTGCAAAGGAACTCTATTTCGCAACACAGTACTCTCAATCATTCTTGACTCAGTGTACAGCTTGTTTATGGAAGCAACACTGGTCATACTGGCGCAACCCCCCATATACTGCTGTGAGATTTCTCTTTACAACCGTCATAGCATTGATGTTTGGGACAGTGTTCTGGGACCTTGGTTCTAAAAC GAAAAGAATACAAGATCTGTCCAATGCAATGGGTTCAATGTATGCTGCTGTTCTTTTCCTTGGTATCCAAAACGCTTCTTCTGTGCAACCTGTTGTGGCGGTCGAAAGGACAGTCTTTTATAGAGAAAGAGCTGCTGGAATGTACTCTGCAATGCCATATGCCATTGCACAG GTGTTAATAGAGATACCATATATTTTTGTTCAAGCTTCTGTGTATGGCCTTATAGTCTATGCTATGATCGGATTCGAATGGACGGTTGCTAAGTTCTTCTGGTATCTCTTCTTCATGTTCTTCACCTTACTTTACTTCACCTTCTACGGCATGATGGCTGTTGCTGTCACACCAAATCATTACATCGCAGCCATAGTTTCCGCGGCATTCTACGGAGTATGGAATCTCTTTTCAGGATTCATCATCCCACGACCT AGTATGCCAATATGGTGGAGGTGGTACTACTGGATTTGTCCGGTTTCTTGGACCTTGTATGGATTGGTTGCTTCACAGTTTGGAGATATAACACACATGCTTGAAGATGGGAACAATGAGACAGTGGAGCAGTACTTGAGAAATTTTTATGATTTCAGGCATGATTATCTGGGATTAGTTGCTGCTGTGATTGTTAGTTTTGCAGTTCTCTTTGGAGCAATCTTTACTGTGTCCATAAAGATGTTCAATTTCCAAAGACGTTAG
- the LOC108453172 gene encoding pleiotropic drug resistance protein 1-like isoform X1, protein MEGGDIIKASNSLRGSLRAGSLRAGSSSIWRNSAVDVFSRSSRDEDDEEALKWAALEKLPTVARLRKGILTGSQGGANEVDVDNLGWQEKRTLLERLVKVAEEDNERFLLKLKNRIDRVGIDLPTIEVRYENLNIEAEAFVGTSALPSVLNFITSIFENFLIDMGVLSSRKKKLTILKDVSGIVKPGRMTLLLGPPSSGKTTLLLALAGKLSPDLKFSGSVTYNGHTMKEFVPQRTAAYISQHDLHLGEITVRETLAFSARCQGVGTRYDMLAELSRREKEANIKPDPDIDVFMKAVATEGLEASVITDYILKILGLDVCADTMVGNEMLRGISGGQRKRVTTGEMLVGPARALFMDEISTGLDSSTTFQIVNSLRQTVHILNGTAVISLLQPAPETYDLFDDIILLSDGVIVYQGPREHVVSFFESMGFRCPERKGVADFLQEVTSKKDQMQYWVRKDQPYRFITANEFAEAFQSFHVGMKLGDELGTPFDKTKSHPASLTTQKYGVGKWELLKACIAREFLLMKRNSFVYIFKCMQLTVMALITMTLFFRTEMHKDSVQGGRIYMGALFFGMTMIMFNGMSELSMTISKLPVFYKQRDLLFFPSWAYALPSWILKIPITFLEVSIWVFITYYVIGFDPSAERFFRQYLILVLTNQMASGLFRSIAAIGRNMIVANTFGSFALLVLFALGGFVLSREDIKGWWIWGYWISPMMYGQNALMANEFLGHQWSRVLPGSNVSLGVEVLNSRSFFPDSYWYWIGVGGLIGFVLLFNFVFTVALSYLAPFEKNKAVISDEPESDDQVNGAGVGGSIQLTNQESSSSHVNRSEIQDDIQRSTSSMSFSMSDATVGANGKGKKGMVLPFEPHSITFDDIVYSVDMPQEMKEQGVPEDRLVLLKGVSGAFRPGVLTALMGVSGAGKTTLMDVLAGRKTGGYIDGNITVSGFPKKQETFARVSGYCEQNDIHSPHVTVYESLLYSAWLRLSSEVDAQTRKMFIEEVMELVELKPLRHALVGIPGVNGLSTEQRKRLTIAVELVANPSIIFMDEPTSGLDARAAAIVMRTVRNTVDTGRTVVCTIHQPSIDIFEAFDEVRNIFQKKKKEKRSGSILVSFICISVTKIKLQLQLFLMKRGGQEIYVGPLGHHSRHLIKYFEGIQGVSKIKDGYNPATWMLEVTSTAQELSLGVDFAEIYKKSDLYRRNKALIEDLSKPAPGAKELYFATQYSQSFLTQCTACLWKQHWSYWRNPPYTAVRFLFTTVIALMFGTVFWDLGSKTKRIQDLSNAMGSMYAAVLFLGIQNASSVQPVVAVERTVFYRERAAGMYSAMPYAIAQVLIEIPYIFVQASVYGLIVYAMIGFEWTVAKFFWYLFFMFFTLLYFTFYGMMAVAVTPNHYIAAIVSAAFYGVWNLFSGFIIPRPSMPIWWRWYYWICPVSWTLYGLVASQFGDITHMLEDGNNETVEQYLRNFYDFRHDYLGLVAAVIVSFAVLFGAIFTVSIKMFNFQRR, encoded by the exons ATGGAGGGTGGTGACATTATTAAAGCGAGTAATAGTTTACGGGGAAGTTTACGAGCAGGAAGTTTAAGAGCCGGAAGCTCTTCGATATGGAGAAACAGTGCTGTGGACGTATTTTCAAGGTCTTCACGAGATGAAGATGATGAAGAAGCTTTGAAATGGGCTGCACTTGAGAAACTACCAACTGTCGCTCGTCTCAGGAAAGGTATATTAACTGGCTCTCAAGGTGGTGCCAATGAGGTCGATGTTGATAACCTTGGATGGCAAGAAAAGAGGACTTTACTTGAGAGGTTGGTCAAAGTTGCAGAGGAAGACAATGAAAGGTTCTTGTTGAAGCTCAAGAATCGTATAGACAG gGTTGGCATCGATCTTCCCACAATCGAAGTCAGATATGAAAATCTAAATATTGAAGCCGAAGCTTTTGTAGGAACCAGTGCTTTGCCTTCTGTTCTTAATTTCATTACTAGCATATTCGAG AACTTCTTAATAGATATGGGTGTTCTTTCTAGTAGAAAGAAAAAGCTGACTATCCTCAAAGACGTCAGTGGCATCGTTAAGCCAGGAAG GATGACATTGCTTTTGGGTCCTCCAAGTTCTGGAAAAACCACTCTCTTGTTGGCTCTGGCCGGGAAGCTTAGTCCTGATCTCAAG TTTTCGGGGTCTGTGACATACAATGGGCATACCATGAAGGAGTTTGTGCCTCAGAGAACTGCTGCCTATATCAGTCAACATGATCTTCACTTAGGAGAAATTACTGTGAGGGAAACTTTGGCCTTTTCTGCAAGATGCCAAGGTGTTGGAACCCGATATG ATATGTTGGCAGAGCTATCAAGAAGAGAGAAAGAAGCAAACATTAAACCTGATCCTGATATTGATGTCTTCATGAAG GCAGTAGCAACAGAAGGGCTGGAAGCAAGTGTAATCACTGACTATATTTTGAAG ATTTTAGGACTGGATGTATGTGCAGACACTATGGTAGGAAATGAAATGTTGAGGGGTATCTCTGGAGGACAAAGGAAGCGTGTCACAACAG GTGAAATGCTGGTTGGACCTGCCAGGGCACTGTTTATGGATGAGATATCTACTGGTCTAGACAGCTCTACTACATTCCAAATTGTGAACTCCCTCAGGCAAACTGTTCACATCCTTAATGGAACTGCAGTCATCTCCCTTCTACAGCCAGCTCCTGAGACTTACGATCTTTTTGATGACATTATTCTCCTTTCTGATGGAGTGATAGTATATCAGGGTCCTCGTGAACATGTGGTGAGCTTTTTCGAGTCTATGGGCTTCAGGTGCCCTGAGAGAAAAGGTGTGGCTGATTTCTTGCAAGAG GTTACATCAAAGAAAGACCAAATGCAGTATTGGGTACGTAAAGATCAACCTTACAGGTTTATCACTGCCAATGAATTTGCTGAGGCATTCCAATCTTTCCATGTGGGAATGAAACTTGGAGATGAACTTGGGACTCCATTTGACAAAACAAAGAGCCATCCAGCTTCTTTGACAACCCAAAAATATGGTGTTGGGAAGTGGGAGCTGTTGAAAGCTTGCATCGCAAGGGAATTTCTGCTTATGAAGAGAAACTCTTTCGTGTACATCTTCAAGTGTATGCAA CTCACAGTGATGGCCTTAATTACTATGACACTCTTTTTTAGGACTGAGATGCATAAGGATTCTGTTCAAGGAGGAAGAATCTACATGGGGGCCTTGTTTTTTGGTATGACTATGATTATGTTCAATGGAATGTCTGAGCTTTCTATGACCATTTCCAAGCTTCCTGTCTTTTACAAGCAAAGAGACCTCCTATTCTTTCCTTCATGGGCCTATGCTTTACCATCATGGATACTGAAGATCCCTATCACATTTTTAGAAGTTTCTATATGGGTATTTATTACCTACTATGTCATCGGATTTGATCCGAGTGCCGAAAG GTTCTTTAGACAGTACCTCATCCTTGTTCTCACTAACCAGATGGCTTCAGGATTATTTCGGTCTATTGCAGCAATCGGTAGAAACATGATTGTTGCTAACACTTTCGGGTCATTTGCTTTACTCGTACTTTTTGCGTTGGGTGGCTTCGTCCTGTCACGAG AGGACATAAAGGGTTGGTGGATATGGGGTTACTGGATTTCACCAATGATGTATGGGCAAAATGCATTGATGGCTAATGAGTTCCTTGGGCACCAGTGGAGTCGA GTCCTTCCGGGTTCAAACGTATCACTAGGAGTTGAAGTTTTAAATTCCAGGAGTTTCTTCCCAGATTCATATTGGTATTGGATCGGAGTAGGGGGATTGATTGGCTTCGTATTATTGTTCAACTTTGTCTTTACTGTGGCTCTTTCCTATCTAGCCC CCTTTGAGAAGAATAAGGCCGTAATATCAGATGAACCTGAAAGCGACGATCAAGTCAATGGGGCTGGAGTTGGTGGAAGCATTCAGTTAACAAACCAAGAAAGCAGCTCAAGTCATGTAAACAGATCAG AGATCCAAGATGACATTCAAAGAAGCACCTCATCCATGTCCTTTTCTATGAGTGATGCAACAGTTGGGGCCAACGGCAAAGGGAAAAAGGGAATGGTTCTTCCATTTGAGCCACATTCCATCACTTTTGATGACATTGTGTATTCTGTTGATATGCCCCAG GAAATGAAAGAACAAGGTGTCCCTGAAGATAGATTGGTGTTATTGAAGGGTGTTAGTGGTGCTTTCAGACCTGGCGTTCTCACAGCTCTCATGGGTGTTAGTGGTGCTGGTAAAACCACTCTGATGGATGTGCTTGCAGGCAGAAAAACTGGTGGTTATATCGATGGGAACATTACAGTTTCAGGTTTCCCCAAGAAACAAGAGACATTTGCTCGAGTATCTGGATACTGTGAACAAAATGACATTCATTCTCCTCATGTTACTGTGTATGAATCCTTGCTTTATTCCGCTTGGCTACGATTGTCCAGTGAGGTTGATGCTCAAACTAGAAAG aTGTTCATCGAGGAAGTCATGGAGCTTGTGGAACTGAAACCATTAAGGCATGCCCTAGTTGGTATACCTGGTGTAAACGGTTTATCAACTGAGCAGCGAAAGAGGCTTACCATTGCAGTCGAGCTTGTGGCAAACCCCTCCATCATTTTCATGGATGAGCCAACTTCAGGGCTTGATGCAAGAGCTGCTGCAATTGTCATGAGAACAGTTAGGAATACAGTGGACACTGGAAGAACAGTTGTGTGTACCATCCATCAACCAAGTATTGACATATTTGAAGCATTTGATGAGGTGAGaaacatttttcaaaaaaaaaaaaaagaaaaaagaagtggCTCCATTTTAGTTAGTTTTATATGTATTAGTGTAACTAAGATAAAATTGCAACTGCAGCTATTCCTTATGAAGCGTGGAGGACAAGAGATCTATGTGGGGCCATTAGGACACCATTCTAGACATCTTATCAAATATTTTGAG GGAATTCAAGGAGTTAGCAAAATCAAAGATGGCTATAATCCAGCTACTTGGATGTTGGAAGTTACCTCAACAGCACAAGAGTTATCTTTAGGCGTCGATTTTGCTGAAATCTACAAAAAGTCAGACCTATACAG GAGAAACAAAGCTCTTATTGAAGATTTAAGTAAACCAGCTCCTGGTGCAAAGGAACTCTATTTCGCAACACAGTACTCTCAATCATTCTTGACTCAGTGTACAGCTTGTTTATGGAAGCAACACTGGTCATACTGGCGCAACCCCCCATATACTGCTGTGAGATTTCTCTTTACAACCGTCATAGCATTGATGTTTGGGACAGTGTTCTGGGACCTTGGTTCTAAAAC GAAAAGAATACAAGATCTGTCCAATGCAATGGGTTCAATGTATGCTGCTGTTCTTTTCCTTGGTATCCAAAACGCTTCTTCTGTGCAACCTGTTGTGGCGGTCGAAAGGACAGTCTTTTATAGAGAAAGAGCTGCTGGAATGTACTCTGCAATGCCATATGCCATTGCACAG GTGTTAATAGAGATACCATATATTTTTGTTCAAGCTTCTGTGTATGGCCTTATAGTCTATGCTATGATCGGATTCGAATGGACGGTTGCTAAGTTCTTCTGGTATCTCTTCTTCATGTTCTTCACCTTACTTTACTTCACCTTCTACGGCATGATGGCTGTTGCTGTCACACCAAATCATTACATCGCAGCCATAGTTTCCGCGGCATTCTACGGAGTATGGAATCTCTTTTCAGGATTCATCATCCCACGACCT AGTATGCCAATATGGTGGAGGTGGTACTACTGGATTTGTCCGGTTTCTTGGACCTTGTATGGATTGGTTGCTTCACAGTTTGGAGATATAACACACATGCTTGAAGATGGGAACAATGAGACAGTGGAGCAGTACTTGAGAAATTTTTATGATTTCAGGCATGATTATCTGGGATTAGTTGCTGCTGTGATTGTTAGTTTTGCAGTTCTCTTTGGAGCAATCTTTACTGTGTCCATAAAGATGTTCAATTTCCAAAGACGTTAG